The following are encoded together in the Anopheles nili chromosome 3, idAnoNiliSN_F5_01, whole genome shotgun sequence genome:
- the LOC128724884 gene encoding transcription factor grauzone-like has translation MNEKCRLCLEDVKCATPTLITDDILKLKLAQVFIFSIAAESALPVGVCRQCCAKVSDFHTFTQLVEANQHRLRSNAMKYELAFSGDVKEEPSYDTDFHETETAEEELIAIERVDIKNEPLSGDSSAVEHDLESSSDEEPKPRSKKTRRKAKQGDLEPSSKSKNKDKPDGESLIKQQEKDREIKDFFTLECEICSISLEDFVQLQEHYLQKHETRGYIRCCNKQFFQRYTLLDHIAVHRGTIRCEICNKSYKTRRYLALHIAKSHGTENERPFKCEKCGMGFPKQYLLRSHELMHVQVECDICKKILSSQHALKVHVSQMHSDNSNHICATCGKMFRTKIAMDRHIKEHLGVELVERMQCTYCQKWFNGKYNLQKHVRFLHKEKGQVFRCDLCSHESPNSRALTYHKQRVHVQEKHECEHCGKRFKRKLYLREHVASHTNNPLYTCEFCGMKFNSHANHFTHRKNKHPEQWEAHKSMKQKKEMIQEFHQFTLHVQSNQELLQRDLFGQDGSSLENVTGTADAEQFTQVPKTDVYVDSTTRFFGSSGVSMTIDEMAMQKPDEETHAAHDTRVVPQEVTTCKVRDSEDSTDAEQNLPNRLHEHDRIIGQFFEMHCELCPADSMQHFDRLLLLQQHYRRRHHCRGYVRCCGKQFFRRFRVIEHIASHRGTIRCEVCEKSFNSKTYLLRHMTRKHVDALKPRSFACEHCKRTYHTEKELAIHKPTHDTVECQICGKTVQARYIKMHVAQIHCGERTKHMCHQCGTNLSSESALQRHIKKHAGVDSIEKLQCSYCGKWLNGKYNLKKHVRCMHLEPGQQFRCGVCGHDSPNSVALENHKKRVHSGTNYVCEQCEKRFKRKVYLTEHVAAFHTHKPLYGCEFCSTTFNSKANYYNHRKTRHPLEWKMQKEEKEMQSRSKANEVLE, from the exons ATGAATGAAAAGTGTCGTCTATGTTTGGAAGATGTAAAATGTGCTACCCCCACATTAATAACTGATGATATTCTTAAGCTAAAACTGGCACAGGTGTTTATATTTTCG ATCGCTGCTGAAAGTGCACTGCCGGTTGGGGTGTGCCGGCAATGCTGTGCAAAAGTTTCCGACTTTCATACGTTCACCCAGCTAGTGGAAGCCAATCAGCACCGGTTACGATCAAACGCTATGAAATATGAACTTGCATTTTCAGGGGACGTAAAAGAGGAACCATCTTACGATACTGATTTCCATGAAACGGAAACTGCGGAAGAGGAGCTTATAGCGATTGAGCGTGTTGATATAAAAAACGAACCCCTCAGTGGAGATTCGTCTGCCGTGGAACACGACTTGGAGTCGTCAAGTGACGAAGAACCAAAGCCCAGAAGTAAAAAGACTCGTCGTAAAGCAAAACAGGGCGATTTGGAACCATCGAGTAAGtctaaaaacaaagacaaaCCGGATGGTGAAAGCCTGATCAAACAGCAGGAAAAAGACAGAGAGATAAAGGATTTTTTTACGCTGGAATGTGAAATATGCTCCATTTCTCTGGAGGATTTCGTGCAGCTTCAAGAGCACTACTTacaaaaacacgaaaccaGAGGTTACATACGATGTTGCAATAAACAGTTTTTCCAACGTTATACGCTTTTGGATCACATCGCCGTACACCGAGGTACGATTCGGTGTGAAATATGCAACAAGAGCTACAAAACAAGACGGTATCTGGCGCTGCATATTGCCAAAAGCCATGGCACCGAGAACGAGCGGCCATTTAAGTGCGAAAAGTGCGGTATGGGCTTCCCAAAACAGTATCTCCTGCGATCGCATGAGCTGATGCACGTGCAGGTGGAATGCGACATTTGCAAAAAGATCCTCTCAAGCCAACACGCACTGAAAGTGCACGTCTCGCAGATGCATAGCGATAACAGTAATCATATTTGTGCGACATGCGGTAAAATGTTTCGCACCAAGATTGCCATGGACCGCCATATCAAGGAGCACTTGGGCGTTGAATTAGTGGAACGAATGCAATGCACCTACTGCCAGAAGTGGTTCAACGGGAAGTACAATCTACAAAAGCATGTACGCTTTTTGCACAAAGAAAAGGGTCAAGTGTTCCGGTGCGATCTGTGCAGCCACGAAAGTCCAAATAGTCGTGCCCTGACGTACCACAAGCAGAGGGTGCACGTGCAGGAGAAACACGAGTGCGAACATTGTGGCAAACGATTCAAACGGAAACTGTACCTTCGCGAACACGTGGCATCCCATACTAACAATCCATTGTACACGTGCGAATTTTGTGGCATGAAGTTCAACTCGCACGCGAATCATTTTACTCATCGCAAAAATAAGCATCCGGAACAGTGGGAAGCGCACAAAAGCATGAAACAGAAGAAGGAAATGA TCCAGGAATTTCACCAATTCACCCTACACGTGCAAAGCAATCAGGAATTGCTTCAGCGCGATCTGTTCGGCCAGGATGGATCATCCCTTGAAAACGTTACTGGTACAGCTGATGCAGAGCAGTTTACACAAGTACCGAAAACCGACGTCTATGTAGATTCTACTACACGTTTTTTCGGAAGCTCTGGCGTTTCTATGACGATTGATGAAATGGCAATGCAAAAACCGGACGAGGAAACCCACGCAGCACATGACACTAGAGTAGTACcgcaagaagtaacaacgtgcaaAGTAAGGGATTCGGAAGATAGTACGGACGCGGAACAAAACCTGCCGAACAGGTTGCATGAACATGATCGCATTATAGGGCAGTTTTTCGAGATGCATTGCGAGCTGTGTCCTGCTGACTCGATGCAGCATTTCGATCGGCTTTTACTGCTCCAGCAGCACTACCGCAGGCGACACCACTGTCGAGGATACGTACGCTGTTGTGGCAAGCAATTTTTTCGCCGCTTTCGAGTCATAGAGCACATTGCGTCTCATAGAGGTACGATACGTTGTGAGGTGTGCGAGAAGTCCTTCAATAGCAAGACGTATCTTTTGCGCCACATGACCAGAAAGCACGTGGACGCTCTGAAAccgcgttcgttcgcttgcgaGCATTGTAAACGGACTTATCATACCGAGAAGGAGCTAGCTATTCATAAGCCCACTCATGACACGGTGGAGTGTCAAATCTGCGGAAAAACGGTGCAGGCTAGGTATATCAAGATGCATGTCGCGCAAATACACTGCGGTGAGCGTACAAAGCACATGTGCCACCAGTGTGGAACGAACTTATCCAGTGAAAGTGCGCTGCAACGGCACATCAAAAAGCATGCAGGCGTTGattcgattgaaaaattgcaatgCAGCTACTGCGGCAAATGGCTCAACGGCAAGTACAACCTGAAGAAGCACGTTCGCTGTATGCATCTGGAACCGGGCCAACAGTTCCGGTGCGGTGTGTGCGGGCACGATAGCCCCAACAGCGTTGCGCTGGAGAATCATAAGAAACGGGTGCACTCGGGAACAAACTATGTTTGTGAACAGTGTGAGAAACGTTTCAAGCGCAAGGTCTACCTTACGGAGCACGTTGCCGCTTTTCACACGCACAAGCCGCTATACGGGTGTGAATTTTGTAGCACAACGTTCAACTCGAAGGCGAACTACTACAACCATCGAAAAACGCGGCATCCACTTGAGTGGAAGATGCAGAAAGAAGAGAAGGAAATGCAAAGCCGATCCAAGGCAAATGAAGTACTAGAATGA